A single window of Channa argus isolate prfri chromosome 2, Channa argus male v1.0, whole genome shotgun sequence DNA harbors:
- the arpp19a gene encoding cAMP-regulated phosphoprotein 19a, with the protein MSGDNEETQMLEETSMEEKKLPEKGISPEKAEEAKLKARYPNLGNKPGGSDLLRKRLQKGQKYFDSGDYNMAKAKTKNKQLPTAAPEKTDITGDHIPTPQDLPQRKPSLVASKLAG; encoded by the exons ATGTCGGGGGATAACGAAGAGACGCAGATGCTCGAGGAGACATCAATGGAGGAGAAG AAGCTTCCTGAGAAGGGGATCAGTCCAGAGAAGGCTGAAGAGGCCAAACTTAAAGCCAGATACCCAAATTTAGGAAATAAACCTGGAGGCTCTGATCTGCTTCGCAAACGACTTCAGAAAGGG caaAAGTACTTTGACTCAGGCGACTACAACATGGctaaagcaaagacaaagaacAAACAGTTACCAACAGCTGCACCAGAGAAGACCGACATCACAGGGGACCACATCCCCACCCCCCAGGACCTGCCTCAGAGAAAACCATCTCTAGTGGCCAGTAAATTGGCAGGCTGA